A genomic window from Prunus persica cultivar Lovell chromosome G2, Prunus_persica_NCBIv2, whole genome shotgun sequence includes:
- the LOC109947303 gene encoding uncharacterized protein LOC109947303, with protein sequence MCKVFAMTLRGAAQDWFHTLPSGLINSFKELTYVFTKEYTSYRMIKKNPDHLFNLRKKPEESLRDYIKRFKAEKANIVGCDDQIASSAFKKGLPAKHDLYRELTITLSQTLAEVFATAERYALWDDDGITAKKSTEQEDRPAKPGEQRGDRLGSRDKDKGRPPPLKGDPDKRDTRKYCAFHATHGHNTNNCFAWKAHLEEVVREGHCTEFIAKQAIQQIKDRDTAKEPPQKVIRMNTILADSEESGLTNKEKKRKIKQATMISQVSTSLSLAEDDPVIGFQKKDLIGLDLPHNDALVISIQIAQAMVDRVHADEGSAANILQLAVIQQMGLEAKINKSAKSLTASPYNGILGRPWIGQINAITSATHQKIRYPIPGGGIGQINSDQSMDQVEGIRPEVSPEEGWKPKEDVELVPLDPDKPERKARIGSRLSHEEKIELVALLRNNKDVFAWSPSDMPGIDPQILCHRLHVNPAIKPVAQKRRNFAPERVAIVEAGIDKLLAAGFIEEVSYAEWLANVVLVAKKDKGLWRVCVDYTDLNKACPKDNFPLPRID encoded by the exons ATGTGCaaggtgtttgcaatgacTTTGCGAGGAGCAGCTCAGGATTGGTTCCATACCCTGCCATCCGGGTTGATCaacagcttcaaggagcttaCTTACGTCTTTACTAAAGAATACACTTCTTATCGGatgatcaagaagaaccctgaccatctgttcaacctgcgcaagaagcCCGAGGAATCccttcgagattacatcaagaggttCAAAGCAGAAAAGGCCAACATCGTAGGGTGCGATGACCAAATCGCATCCTCTGCATTCAAGAAAGGTCTTCCAGCAAAACATGACTTATACCGCGAGCTAACTATCACTCTCAGCCAGACTCTGGCAGAGGTCTTCGCGACCGCAGAACGCTACGCACTCTGGGATGACGATGGAATCACCGCGAAGAAGTCCACTGAGCAAGAAGATCGACCGGCTAAACCGGGAGAACAAAGAGGCGATAGGCTTGGCAGCAGGGACAAAGACAAAGGCAG ACCGCCACCCTTGAAAGGAGATCCAGACAAGAGggataccagaaaatattgtGCCTTCCATGCGACACATGGGCACAATACGAATAATTGCTTTGCTTGGAAAGCGCATCTTGAAGAAGTCGTGAGAGAAGGTCATTGCACGGAGTTCATAGCGAAGCAGGCCATCCAGCAGATAAAAGACCGCGATACCGCCAAGGAGCCACCccagaaggtcataaggatgaacacaatcctagccgaCTCCGAGGAGTCCGGACTCACcaacaaagagaagaagaggaagatcaaacaggcTACTATGATCTCCCAAGTCTCAACTAGCCTCTCACTGGCAGAAGACGATCCCGTGATCggctttcaaaagaaagacttAATCGGCCTTGATCTACCGCACAACGACGCCCttgtcatcagcattcaaatcgCTCAGGCCATGGTTGACCGAGTCCATGCAGATGAGGGCAGTGCAGCCAACATCCTACAATTGGCAGTCATCCAACAGATGGGCTTAGAGGCAAAGATCAATAAATCAGCCAAGTCGCTGACTG CCTCACCCTACAATGGCATTCTAGGCAGACCATGGATCGGCCAGATCAACGCCATCACCTCTGCCACACATCAGAAGATTCGCTACCCAATCCCTGGGGGCGGTATTGGCCAGATCAACAGCGATCAATCAATG GACCAAGTCGAGGGAATCCGTCCGGAGGTCTCTcctgaagaaggatggaagccCAAAGAGGACGTTGAGCTAGTACCCCTTGATCCTGACAAGCCAGAGAGAAAAGCgcggatcggctcgcgccTAAGCCATGAGGAAAAAATAGAGCTTGTAGCCTTGCTCCGGAACAACAAAGACGTATTTGCATGGTCGCCATCtgacatgcctggcatcgaTCCCCAGATCCTCTGCCATCGCCTACACGTCAACCCAGCCATCAAACCTGTAGCGCAGAAGAGACGCAACTTCGCCCCCGAGCGGGTTGCCATCGTCGAAGCCGGGATCGATAAGCTTCTAGCTGCTGGTTTCATCGAAGAAGTCTCCTACGCAGAATGGCTGGCGAACGTTGTTCTAGTGgcaaagaaagataaaggttTGTGGAGAGTGTGCGTCGACTACACCGAcctcaacaaggcatgccctaaagacaactttccaCTGCCTAGAATTGATTAG